From the genome of Porphyromonadaceae bacterium W3.11:
TTACTTAATCTTATTGCATTACCTGCTTAATATTCCATCTCTTGGTAGAGCCCTCACCCAAGTACTTTCCCAGATTTCCTGGCTTGACACTTAGATCAAGCTCTCGACCCTCTACTGTAATAAAGAACTGGGTATACTTAGCTTCTTTATAATACTCTGCCCTTGGCCATATCTGCATATTGTACACCTTGTCAGGATTAGAACCCACGATTTCGGCTGGCGCCACTAAATCCTTAAAGTCACCTCTCAGCTCAAAGTCCAATCCATTGGTGATAGATGCCACCCACATGTTACCACGTGGCTCAGTAATCTTGAAAGAAATATCCACATAGCAGTCTGGCGGTACAATCACCTCTCCCAACTCGGAATATACCTTTTCTTCGATTACAACACCACCAATTTCCTTAACCACCTTAAGGGTAAAGTCATACGCTGGTCTTGCATACGACATCTCGCTCTCCACCAATGTCCATGGCATCACCTGGAAATTAACTACCAACTCCTTATCATCCTCAGGAATATTGACATTAAACTGGTAGTTATTGTTGCGAACGATGCTGTAGTTGGCATTTACGCCTGCGACGTTGTTCATCGCCATATCTAAATAGTCCGCAGTAGAGACCTTGTCTTTCCAATCACTCTCCTTATTGGTAATGACTGGGATCGTATAGATACGACCACTTTTCATCGCAATCTTGATGTAAGTAGGATTACCTTTCATTTGGCTTGTCGAGGCATCCCAACCCATCTCAGTCTTAGCCTTCACGCCCAAGAGGCGCTCAGGTATGTACATCTGGGTGTAGAAAGAGGATTCCGTCGTAGGAATCGTGCCTTGGAAAGTCTTCGTCTTCTCCAATGTCTCGGGCAAGGTATTAGCAGCCAGCTCCATAAAACTGTGCTGAGTGGGGACATTGACCAGCTCTACCTTGGTCACATCCTTAAGGCCTTCGCCAGTCAGGGTCAATCCAATCTTGGCTGACGAGCGCACTAGGTTGACCGTCTGCTGTGTCCCAGCGGTCTCAGTGCTCTCTGGCCACGTACTCACAGGACCCAACAATCCTGTATCAGTGGTGACTGGAGTGAATGGGATAGGATTGGCAAATGTACCACCCTTAGTGACTGTCTGACTCTCATAGATACGAGCCATCGGGAAGTAAGCATCGGCGGAAGCCCCATTGTACAATTCTACTCCAGTGTCTCTACTTTTAAAAGTTTGCAACTCCCTTAATGTCGGTGCCACATCCTTGTAGAATTGAATTCCCTGTAGTGTTTTCTTCCAGCTCTGGGGATAGTTTGCCACAAAGCAGAAGTGGTAATTGGTGCCATCCACCGGCTCCATCTCCATGGTGAAAGACTTGTAGGTAGTGAAGTGGCTCTTGACCAACTTACCTTCAGTTGTTGCTTCATAAACCAATACAGCCAATTCACCTACATAGTCCTCAAACTCCTTAGCATCAGTATTAATAGAGGGGACATTGCCCTGTGCTCGAGTAGAGGCATTTGGCATCTGAATCCCCGCCATCGAGAATTGGAGGTAAGTTTTTTTCGGGTTGTTAGTCGACAGCTCATCCTCTCCTTGCTTCTTACACCCGGTGAAGAGTGTAGCCACAAGGCTGAGTACAACAGCAAATATATTTAGTTTATTTCGAAGCATAATAAATCGACTAACTTATAAGAGTTAGTATCTATTTGAAAGGTCTACAGAAAAAGAGTGGATCTGATAGTTATTAATCAAAATGCTCACCACGAGGTTATTATCGGGACAATCCTTGCACTTATCCTCAATTTCCATCACAATATCAAAGTCGTGTTCACACTCAAGATTGACATTTGGATTTTCTAGTAGCACCTTCCCGAGTAAATCTTCAAGGAAGTAGGTCTTATCCTCCTTCTTATTGTAAACTTTGAGCACATTATTGTAACCGCTCTTAAGCTCCATCAGAGTATAGACCAATTTTATTGAAGTTTCATCCTTTGATACTTTTGTACCAGGATAATTCAATTTTGCCGCATTAAGTGGCATCCTCTTATTGATGAGGGTGGTGCCATTAGCGGATGATATCATTATCTCGAAGTCATCGATATCCAATTTCTCACATACGCTCTCATGGAGCTTTAGGGTGAGATTGATTCGGTTCGTTACCTCGAGCATATTTATTGAGATTTCGTCAAATACCGAACCGTGTGTCTTACGATCGGGTAGCGAAACCACCTTACTCTCCCCTTGCCATACAGAATGGTCTTGCAGCGATACGGCATTACTGTCCTGCTCACGAAGTGACATCATAACGTCCGTCTTGGTTGTCTTGCCCTCAACAAAGTCGCCGAGGTCAAAATATTTTTTGGTAGCTCCTGCCCATGCGATGAAAGAGTACTGACCCTTCTCTACAGGAGGTAGCTCAACCTTATAGGCTTCAACTAAATCCACCAAGCCATCGACATGCTCCATCTTGACCAACACGTCATTAAGGTCAAATGCAAATACATGTAGTCCATCGACCTCGCCAACTGGCTGAGCTTCTTCCATACATGGGGTACGGTGATAAAAACTTATATATACACCCTGTGGACACTCTTCTAAATCCTCATAAATCATCTTATCACACGAGGTGAAAAGCGTAAGAAGAGATAAAGTAAGAGTTAGTATGATGGGGGAAATTCTTTTCATAAAGCCTATTGAAATCTTAATAGAAAAAGTGAAATCAGGGGTATTCGCAACACCACAGTATTTGCACCACTACAAATACCCCTGAATAAATTATCATCTTAGCAATCTAAGTCGCCTTTATCAAATTAGTAGCGGTTACCTAAATTTACAGTATAGCTATGAAGTGTATAAGGAAGAACCTTCAACTGAACTGAGAGATACGTCTTATCTGTCTCAAGATCATCGTCTGGATCAAATGGATTTGGATCTTCGGGATCTTCGTTATCATCAGGGTCGTCTGGGTCATTATTAGGGGTCCAGCTTAGTCCAATCTCTTTAAAGCCTGTGATGTGTGCGTTATACACTTGATTTCTGTAAACAGGAGACTTTTTAATCTTACCAGAATCGGTGTAAGGGACATCAGGGTTAATCCAGATATTGTAGTACATCTTACCACTCTTATACTCTACAACATCCTGAAGGACATCTGCATCTTCTACAGTTTTTTTATCTGATGTTGCATCCTTTAACTGAGCTTTTGCCTTCGTAGAATAAAATAGACCATCAACCTTACCAAAGTATACGGTACCATCTTTGAGATCTTCTAGTTTATCTGCATTGGGGTACTTCTCAAGATTATTCTTAACGGTAAATGTTGCTTGAATAGTGAAGAATGGGGTATTACCCTTCTTGTAATTATTCTCTTCGTGGTTAACAGGCAAAAGAAATTTTGAGAATTTCTCAGCCCCAAGAGCAGCAGCAAGATTTGTTTCATTTACGGCACCATCTATTACCTGAAGATTCTGATAACCATCCTTATATTCAAAGATTCCATTAGAAAGCTGTTTAACAGCATTCCATGTATCACCCTTTGGAATGAAATTATAAACCTTATCCGGTGTTTGTGCTTTTTCGATTGGGTTAAACCAAAGTGCACCACCAGTAGCGGCATATTTCACCTCGGTAATAGTAACAGTAGCGGTTTCTTCAATGGCACCGTCAGTTAAATTTTTTCGTTGAACTTTAATCTCCTTAGTGGCATCCTTTGCGATAGTAACGATAGCACGTGAAGCTACACGAGTCACTTCGATCTCGATCCTATTGTTCAAGCCTTGCTTAGCTTGCTCCTGTGAAACGTTTGGCTTGACCTCGATCTGACCTTTGTTACCAGCAGTTGGAAGCTCTTTATTGGTCATAAGAATCTTATCCTTAGATTTGTCAAGATCATAAACAGCAACATCAGCAACATCAGTAATCTCGATAGCAGTGCTAAACGCAGATTCAAAACCTGAAGTAGACTTAGTAGTTTCTTCAACTTTTTGACCTATCGGCCACCCAGCTATATTCAAGGCACCTGACACCTTACCCTTAACATCGTTGATAACAACATATGCCTTAACCTTTTCACCACTCTTAGCTTCTACAGCTAGCTTTGGAGTCAGGTAGCCATTTTGGTCAATGCCATTAAAGTCACCTTTTTCAAAGTGCTCAGACGATACACCTACACCTTCAGTAACTAGATATACGGTAATACTCTCAATAGCATCACGACCAGTCCACTGTCCGGGTATTTTATTATAGTCATCACTACCAGCACGTGTTGACGCATCTGTAGGGAAGCGTAGGCTTAGACCTATGTAGGTATCTCCTACAGACTGTCCTTTACTAGGCTCAGAAGGAGCCTGCCCCTTGTTGTCACAAGAAGCTAATCCTATACCTAGAGCTAAAGCTCCGATTAAAAATAGTTTGTTTAGTTTCATTTTCTTTGTTAATTGATAAAATACTTGTTTATTCTTTCTTATTACTATATTATTATTTCTTACTTGGTCGGACGGCTTTCTCGCTGGGTCGGACGGCTCTGACGATTCTGACGGCTCTGAGGAGTCCGAGGTGTCCGATAGCACCGATAGCCCCAATAGCCCCGATAGATCTCGTTATAGGCTCTCTTGTTGCTTAGTCAGCTCCTCGAGGTTGTGCTTGGCATTGTCGCTACCCATACCTGCAGCCCTTTGGAAGCTCGCCTTAGCTTGCTCCATATTACCCATGCGGGCATACGCCACACCTATATTATTCACTGCCTCAGCATTATTGCTGATCTTGCTTAGACGGTCGATAGCTGCTTGATAGTTGCCACCCTCGATATCCACGGCACTGGCATTGATGATGGCTACTGGCTCATCTGGATATAGTCGAGTAGCAATGTCAAAGACCTCCTTGAACTCCTTGCTTAGAGAGTCGTATGTCTTTGCTACCAGATACATTTCGTTCAGGCTCAATAGCTTTGGATTTGTCTTGATGATCTCTTTCGCCTCTTCGACATTAAAAGCCCTAACATGATATGCGATAAGATAGTCTGTACGACGTAGTGCAGGGTAATAATTTTTTATTAAGGTGCTATAAGTGTCACCATTATCTAGCGATTTTATCTTACTATCACGAGCATCAGGATTACCTGTTTTTTTAATAATCTCCAATAGTTGAGCCTTCTTCGGTAAGGTTGATGACTCCAATGCTTTAGTTAATCCCTCCCAATCCTCACCATGGCCTGTGACTTTGACTTGATTCTTCTTCACTCCATGTTCAGAGGCTAGGTACTCAGCAAAAGCATATGCACGACGCTCTGCTAGCTGACGGTTATACTCAAAGGATCCTTCAGGAGAAGCATAACCGATGATAGCAAACTCTGTAACCTTAATATCTTTATTAGAGAGCACCTCCTTCATGACCTTATCAACACGAGCTAATTCATTAGCGTTATTCTTATAGTCACGGCGTAACTCATGGCGATCAACCACGAAGTTAAATGAAGCACTGTGCTTATCAGCTCTTGCCTTAACTGGCTCTACTTCGGGAGTGATATATGTCAGCAAATATTTAGGCTTATAGGGCTCAGAAATAAATGGTGTAAGCAGCACCTTAATATCATCACGAACAAAACAATCGGCACATCCGTGCACTGTCTCTACAAAAATAAGATCTGCATGCTCCATCCATGACTCTCTAGGCATCGTGTAACTATATGGAATAGACTCTCCTTTACCATTCCTATGAGTCAACTCAGTTAGCGGACTCAAATTCTGACCTGCAGCCAGCCCCGTTGACTTCATACGATCGAGGACGATGGCACGTTTACGACCAGCCACCTGCACTGGAGGGAGTACCTTAAGGATCTCATCACTTCCACTCTTACGAAGAGCAGGAGAAAGATAGATCACATCATTTGAGCGGATCTTTAGGTCATCCAAAATGATATTCATCAGTACTGTCACAGAACCACTCTTCTGAGACACCTCCACATCCTTAACTTGAATTTCATTGATATACCGCTCTTGTCCATTGGCGAGTTGTGGCAAAAGGAGCAGTAGGAGTGTTATTGATCTTAAAAACTTTTTCATCATATTATATCTGAGTCATTATCAATTTAGAATACATACACTAAGGATAGGGTAGCACGTGTGACGCCCCAATAATTGTAGTGCCCTTCATCCATTTTGGTACCACAATTGGTACATGGAAACTTTTCATAGAAAAAGCGAGCATACCCCGCTCCTAAAGACCCCTCTATATTCCAGTGACGACTAAGCACCCATTGGTAACCGTAACTAAGACCTGCTCCATAGAAATAACCCTGAAAACGATGGTCCTTAAGATTACTCAACCTCCCTACAGGAATATTTATCCCTCCCACGTTATACTGCCCTCCATGAAGGTGCAATCCAAAGAAATGTCCATTAAAGACATCACAGGTCCACCAACGAAGTTCAGGCTGTGCCATCCAGTGCTTAAATCTAGAGTTAGTCTTGAACTCCCAAAAGCTAGCACCCCCTCCAAGCTCTAAGGTCATCTTGTCATTTAACCTCATCTCTAGAGCTAGATTAGGAGATGTCGTTGCACCATATAGGAGATTGGTCTTGAGTGCCACCTTCTGTGCATACGCACATCCTACAGAGAGCATCATACTCACTATGGAAATCATCAAAAGATTAGTAAGGGATCTTCTTACATTCATAACAGATCAAATTTTATTCAAAAAAAATATGCACTTCAAAATAATTTAAAAGCACAAATATTTAGAGACTTCATATTTATTATTACCACAATAATATGGTACAATTTCAAACGATTAAACTATGTTTTTGCCTTTATACCACACAAAACATTAACCTACAAAATAAAGTATAAAAGCTTTACTCAAAAAACAATTCCAAAAAGAAGCAAATATAAGACTTAGAGATAAGCAAACTCCATGATCACGAACATAGCATACTAGCCTAGCTTGCCAATCTTTTTAAATTTACAACGCAACAAAGGTAAAAAAAAAAAATCATGTAAAAAAATTGTTTCTCTCGAAAAAGAGCATTTTCTTAAAAAAAAGATCGTGTTTTATCACAATCCGGTCCCCATTTTTGGGCTTTTTATTTCGATTTTCTTCAAGATTAAGCAACTCCTATAACACGCATTAAAAATGGGCTAGACTCAAATTAATAGTCATAAAAATGACACTTCTAGTTGTCATATCGAGGGAGAATAGCAATATCATATGAAATTTAACTATTTTTTTAAACGACTATGAGTTAAAATTCACAGAAACTTGATTTTTTCTTCATCAAAACATTATTTCATTCTAAACCTAAGTCATAGATTTATTACTTAAAAATGGAACAAAATAGGAATTCGAGTTTAGGGATAAAACGCCCATTGAAATACCCTCAACACACCTCATCGTCTAAAAATTCACTTATACATTCTAAAAGCGAGAACACAGTTCTTGCACATAAATGCAAAAACAGAATAGAATATCATGTACCCTATAACGTTATATATCAAGACGTAACATTGAAGTGCACATACGTGTAGAAAATCTATTCTCGGTGCAAAAATAAGACAAAAAATAGGAAATGAGAACCAAAAAGAGAGAATGAGTTAGAATCTACTTTACTCGCCAATTACAAACAAAGACAGCAAAGTATTTACAGTACACGAACTCAGTCACTGAGACTAATTTGAAGGAACTGGGATCTGTTTCCTTAGATGATTGCGGATACGCTGATACTGCTCGGGAGTGGGCTTTTCAAGTGATTTATCTGATGATTCTTGTAGCACGGTAGAGTACTCCATAACCCAATTATCGACATTGCGTACATCGCCCCAACGTGCTCGAAAGGAGCTACCGTTTATGGAAATATTATTTTCAGAATGTATAGGGAGAATGCGGCTTTCATCTGCAGGAGCTTCATAACGCTGGATCAATGCGATCTCCTCAGCATATTCATCCAGCAGAGAATACGGATACTCTCGCTTAGCACTCTCTGATAATAAGTGATGCATCGTCAATGCTTCTGGATATAGCTCATGATTCAGTAGCTCCTCTCGAAGCTGACGCACTATCCTTTCATCCTGTAGAGGAGACTCATTACTACGTTTAATCTCATGGCTTACTTCTTTTAGAGCACTGGGATCACCGCTTCGTCGAGCCTCAAGCATCTTCACAAATATCTCCTCTCTACTGTTCCTCGGATCATATCGCATCTGCCTTCCCGCGTGATAATCCAGTAACGTATTGGCTACGAACTGCTCCCAAGAGTTAGCAGTCAGCATCATCACTTGCTTAAGTCCAAGAGAAGAATCAGGAACTAGGTCGCATAATAATCTAGCTCCATTAAGACGAATCATACGATCGATGTCTTGCTTAACGATTAGATGCTCTAACACCTTAATTGCCCTAAGAGTGTCTAGCTCTGCAAGGTGTACCATCACATCAGTAGCTAGATCGTGGAGATTCATGTGCTTAGCTTCAACCCAGTTACCCATCAGGAGGTAGCCCTGAGCGGTAAGCAGCTCACTGTCGCTCCACTTAACTAAGTATTCCCCATCACCCTGCAATTGAGCAATAAGCAACCCTTCCTTACTACCCTCCTTTGCTTTCCTCGCGAGCTTATCCAGCATATCAGAATGATGGCCAGCTAAATCAACAAGATATAAAGTACGCATAGGGAGTCCCGTAGGCTCCGCTTGCTCTAAATCGTCAACCACCTTGGCCAACTCTTGTCGTACAAAATAAGCTTTATTCATCTCCTTTGCTTTTCTTAATGAAGAACAAGAAGAAAGCAATATAAGGCATAGAAGTAAAGCTATTTTTTTATACATACTTATTCTTGACGACAGTGAAGCTCTTGACTAAAATAAAGATGATTGAAAGCATCAGCACAGAGAGTGCTCCAGTAGGGAGATTACAATAAAAGCTGATTATTAAAGCCACGAAAACTGCGGCGACACTTAATAACGAACTCCACAATATTAGGCGATCAAGCCTATGAGTATATAACCCGATAGTCATCTGAGGAAGCGTAAGCATACTCATCAGCATCATTATCCCCATCACCCTTATGCTGAGAACAATACCAATACAGATCCAAATCATAATGGCGTACTGTATTATAGATGTCGGCAACCCTCGAATATGAGCATGCTCTGGGTCGAAACTCACATAGAGAAGAGGATAATACCACAGTACTAAAGCGATGATCGTAAGGGTAAGATAGCCCGCCAATAACCATAG
Proteins encoded in this window:
- a CDS encoding metal ABC transporter permease; translated protein: MVDLFSYSFFVKSTLAVLLTGLITGVLGGYVVSRRMVFISGGITHSSFAGLGFGFFMSWSPLLCAMVSAILSGVGVEWLSQKAKVREDSAIAAVWSLGMALGILFTFLSPGYTPSLSSFLFGNILLVTNLELWLLAGYLTLTIIALVLWYYPLLYVSFDPEHAHIRGLPTSIIQYAIMIWICIGIVLSIRVMGIMMLMSMLTLPQMTIGLYTHRLDRLILWSSLLSVAAVFVALIISFYCNLPTGALSVLMLSIIFILVKSFTVVKNKYV
- a CDS encoding DUF3575 domain-containing protein, with translation MNVRRSLTNLLMISIVSMMLSVGCAYAQKVALKTNLLYGATTSPNLALEMRLNDKMTLELGGGASFWEFKTNSRFKHWMAQPELRWWTCDVFNGHFFGLHLHGGQYNVGGINIPVGRLSNLKDHRFQGYFYGAGLSYGYQWVLSRHWNIEGSLGAGYARFFYEKFPCTNCGTKMDEGHYNYWGVTRATLSLVYVF
- a CDS encoding Mfa1 family fimbria major subunit (Members of this family are fimbrial shaft proteins (major subunit proteins), found in the Bacteriodetes. The family is named for Mfa1 from Porphyromonas gingivalis, and is related to but distinct from the family of FimA from the species.) → MKLNKLFLIGALALGIGLASCDNKGQAPSEPSKGQSVGDTYIGLSLRFPTDASTRAGSDDYNKIPGQWTGRDAIESITVYLVTEGVGVSSEHFEKGDFNGIDQNGYLTPKLAVEAKSGEKVKAYVVINDVKGKVSGALNIAGWPIGQKVEETTKSTSGFESAFSTAIEITDVADVAVYDLDKSKDKILMTNKELPTAGNKGQIEVKPNVSQEQAKQGLNNRIEIEVTRVASRAIVTIAKDATKEIKVQRKNLTDGAIEETATVTITEVKYAATGGALWFNPIEKAQTPDKVYNFIPKGDTWNAVKQLSNGIFEYKDGYQNLQVIDGAVNETNLAAALGAEKFSKFLLPVNHEENNYKKGNTPFFTIQATFTVKNNLEKYPNADKLEDLKDGTVYFGKVDGLFYSTKAKAQLKDATSDKKTVEDADVLQDVVEYKSGKMYYNIWINPDVPYTDSGKIKKSPVYRNQVYNAHITGFKEIGLSWTPNNDPDDPDDNEDPEDPNPFDPDDDLETDKTYLSVQLKVLPYTLHSYTVNLGNRY
- a CDS encoding FimB/Mfa2 family fimbrial subunit, with the protein product MKRISPIILTLTLSLLTLFTSCDKMIYEDLEECPQGVYISFYHRTPCMEEAQPVGEVDGLHVFAFDLNDVLVKMEHVDGLVDLVEAYKVELPPVEKGQYSFIAWAGATKKYFDLGDFVEGKTTKTDVMMSLREQDSNAVSLQDHSVWQGESKVVSLPDRKTHGSVFDEISINMLEVTNRINLTLKLHESVCEKLDIDDFEIMISSANGTTLINKRMPLNAAKLNYPGTKVSKDETSIKLVYTLMELKSGYNNVLKVYNKKEDKTYFLEDLLGKVLLENPNVNLECEHDFDIVMEIEDKCKDCPDNNLVVSILINNYQIHSFSVDLSNRY
- a CDS encoding DUF3868 domain-containing protein is translated as MMKKFLRSITLLLLLLPQLANGQERYINEIQVKDVEVSQKSGSVTVLMNIILDDLKIRSNDVIYLSPALRKSGSDEILKVLPPVQVAGRKRAIVLDRMKSTGLAAGQNLSPLTELTHRNGKGESIPYSYTMPRESWMEHADLIFVETVHGCADCFVRDDIKVLLTPFISEPYKPKYLLTYITPEVEPVKARADKHSASFNFVVDRHELRRDYKNNANELARVDKVMKEVLSNKDIKVTEFAIIGYASPEGSFEYNRQLAERRAYAFAEYLASEHGVKKNQVKVTGHGEDWEGLTKALESSTLPKKAQLLEIIKKTGNPDARDSKIKSLDNGDTYSTLIKNYYPALRRTDYLIAYHVRAFNVEEAKEIIKTNPKLLSLNEMYLVAKTYDSLSKEFKEVFDIATRLYPDEPVAIINASAVDIEGGNYQAAIDRLSKISNNAEAVNNIGVAYARMGNMEQAKASFQRAAGMGSDNAKHNLEELTKQQESL
- a CDS encoding FimB/Mfa2 family fimbrial subunit; its protein translation is MLRNKLNIFAVVLSLVATLFTGCKKQGEDELSTNNPKKTYLQFSMAGIQMPNASTRAQGNVPSINTDAKEFEDYVGELAVLVYEATTEGKLVKSHFTTYKSFTMEMEPVDGTNYHFCFVANYPQSWKKTLQGIQFYKDVAPTLRELQTFKSRDTGVELYNGASADAYFPMARIYESQTVTKGGTFANPIPFTPVTTDTGLLGPVSTWPESTETAGTQQTVNLVRSSAKIGLTLTGEGLKDVTKVELVNVPTQHSFMELAANTLPETLEKTKTFQGTIPTTESSFYTQMYIPERLLGVKAKTEMGWDASTSQMKGNPTYIKIAMKSGRIYTIPVITNKESDWKDKVSTADYLDMAMNNVAGVNANYSIVRNNNYQFNVNIPEDDKELVVNFQVMPWTLVESEMSYARPAYDFTLKVVKEIGGVVIEEKVYSELGEVIVPPDCYVDISFKITEPRGNMWVASITNGLDFELRGDFKDLVAPAEIVGSNPDKVYNMQIWPRAEYYKEAKYTQFFITVEGRELDLSVKPGNLGKYLGEGSTKRWNIKQVMQ